The proteins below come from a single Hyphomicrobium denitrificans ATCC 51888 genomic window:
- a CDS encoding YihY/virulence factor BrkB family protein, with the protein MKRARRLFEAIYRLYEHSGFAMAGAVAFSFVVSIFPFCIFLGALSGVFGGRELAQDAINQLFAILPEPVAKGIAPEIEAVMGSRRIDLLTASGFLALFFATSAIETLRAALNGAYRVHEKRPYPLCLLISMLFVFVSAISTLVLTWAVVVGPSVVGPAIASQFESEWVKRLFDSTALGPGVRYGLAGAVIAAQLCALHLWLAAGRRRLADVWPGVLLSIVLWLALAGLWSRYLAITNYSLFYAGLSQLMIALIFFQFTAITILLGAEFNRGVSEMKRMRREAAERAAFQGGSPS; encoded by the coding sequence ATGAAGCGCGCGCGCAGATTGTTCGAAGCCATTTATCGGCTCTACGAGCATTCCGGGTTCGCCATGGCGGGTGCAGTCGCGTTTTCCTTCGTGGTGTCGATCTTTCCGTTTTGCATCTTCTTGGGCGCGCTGTCCGGCGTGTTCGGCGGGCGGGAACTGGCGCAGGATGCCATCAACCAGCTTTTCGCCATTCTGCCTGAGCCGGTCGCCAAGGGCATCGCGCCGGAAATCGAAGCGGTGATGGGATCGCGGCGTATTGATCTTCTGACGGCCAGCGGATTTCTGGCGCTGTTCTTCGCGACGAGCGCGATCGAGACGCTGCGTGCGGCGCTCAACGGGGCCTATCGCGTGCACGAAAAGCGGCCGTATCCGCTTTGCCTTCTGATCAGCATGCTGTTTGTTTTCGTCAGCGCGATTTCGACGCTCGTTCTGACGTGGGCGGTCGTCGTCGGCCCGAGCGTCGTCGGCCCGGCGATCGCGTCGCAGTTCGAGTCGGAATGGGTCAAGCGCCTCTTCGACTCGACGGCGCTGGGTCCGGGCGTCAGATATGGGCTCGCCGGCGCGGTGATCGCGGCGCAGCTCTGCGCGTTGCATTTATGGCTTGCGGCGGGGCGGCGTCGCCTGGCTGACGTGTGGCCAGGCGTCCTGCTGTCGATCGTGCTTTGGCTGGCACTGGCGGGACTTTGGTCGCGGTATCTCGCGATTACCAACTACTCGCTATTTTACGCCGGTCTTTCGCAGCTGATGATCGCGCTGATCTTCTTTCAGTTCACGGCGATCACGATTTTGCTTGGCGCAGAGTTCAATCGCGGCGTGAGCGAAATGAAGCGGATGCGGCGTGAAGCGGCCGAGCGCGCGGCCTTTCAAGGTGGTTCGCCGAGCTGA
- a CDS encoding acyl-CoA dehydrogenase family protein: protein MSVAPLKAGTSILHAGSEKLIERCGEAVTGADRILQAAKAGVRVKIQEAGGIDNAQHTAHGLAWLATAVEGLRQMHDWASRLSGEGRFGEFEQLLLIAAFAEYGAQIASGIPMSQLEIARPDALGVPKADLRRFEDSIADLVAEGGSEPVKARLGELIAAQPEAMTFGDTGLDETHAQIQDLMRRFCLDEVYPHAHEWHLKNEYIPLDVIAKLAELGVFGLSLPEEFGGMALGKESMCVASEELSRGYIGVGSLGTRAEIAGELILHNGTPEQKEKYLPKIASGEILPTAVFTEPNTGSDLASLKTRAVKDGDVYKITGQKTWITHPVRADIMTVLTRTNPNEPGYKGLSMFIAEKPRGSDKDPFPAEGMTGGEIEVLGYRGMKEYDISFDNFEVPAANLLGAAEGQGFKQLMNTFEGARIQTAARAVGVAQCAMDLGLKYALERNQFGKAIYAFPRVRNKVVMMAVETMIARQLTYFSARQKDAGRRCDLEAGMAKLLGARVAWANADNALQIHGGNGFALEYPVSRVLCDARILNIFEGAAEIQAQVIARRLLENAN from the coding sequence ATGTCCGTCGCGCCCTTGAAGGCCGGAACCTCTATTCTGCACGCCGGTTCCGAGAAACTGATCGAGCGCTGCGGCGAAGCCGTCACCGGAGCCGATCGTATCCTGCAGGCGGCGAAAGCCGGCGTCCGCGTCAAGATCCAGGAAGCCGGCGGCATCGACAATGCGCAGCACACCGCGCACGGGCTCGCATGGCTCGCGACCGCCGTCGAAGGCCTCCGCCAGATGCACGACTGGGCGAGCCGCCTCTCCGGCGAAGGACGCTTCGGCGAATTCGAACAACTCCTCCTGATCGCCGCCTTCGCGGAATACGGCGCCCAGATCGCGAGCGGCATTCCGATGAGCCAGCTCGAGATCGCCCGTCCCGACGCGCTCGGCGTGCCGAAGGCCGACCTCCGCCGCTTCGAGGATTCGATCGCCGATCTCGTCGCCGAAGGCGGTTCGGAACCGGTGAAGGCGCGCCTCGGCGAATTGATCGCGGCGCAGCCGGAAGCGATGACGTTCGGCGACACCGGCCTCGACGAAACGCACGCGCAGATTCAGGACCTGATGCGCCGCTTCTGCCTCGATGAAGTTTATCCGCACGCGCACGAGTGGCACCTGAAGAACGAATACATTCCGCTCGACGTCATCGCGAAGCTCGCCGAACTCGGCGTCTTCGGATTGTCGCTCCCGGAAGAATTCGGCGGCATGGCGCTCGGCAAGGAATCGATGTGCGTTGCCTCTGAAGAGCTCTCGCGCGGCTACATCGGCGTCGGCTCGCTCGGCACGCGCGCCGAGATCGCCGGCGAGTTGATCCTGCACAACGGCACGCCCGAGCAGAAAGAGAAATACCTCCCGAAGATCGCATCCGGCGAAATCCTGCCGACCGCTGTCTTCACCGAGCCGAACACCGGCTCCGACCTCGCCTCGCTCAAAACGCGCGCTGTGAAAGACGGCGACGTCTACAAGATCACCGGCCAGAAGACGTGGATCACGCACCCGGTCCGCGCTGACATCATGACCGTGCTGACGCGCACCAATCCGAACGAGCCGGGCTACAAGGGCCTGTCGATGTTCATCGCCGAAAAGCCGCGCGGCTCCGACAAGGACCCGTTCCCGGCCGAAGGCATGACCGGCGGCGAGATCGAGGTTCTCGGTTATCGCGGCATGAAGGAATACGACATTTCCTTCGACAATTTCGAAGTCCCGGCAGCCAATCTTCTCGGCGCCGCCGAAGGCCAGGGCTTCAAGCAGCTGATGAACACGTTTGAAGGCGCGCGCATCCAGACCGCAGCCCGCGCCGTCGGCGTCGCTCAGTGCGCGATGGATCTCGGCCTCAAGTACGCGCTGGAACGCAACCAGTTCGGCAAGGCGATCTACGCCTTCCCGCGCGTCCGCAACAAAGTCGTGATGATGGCCGTCGAGACGATGATCGCGCGCCAGCTCACCTACTTCTCGGCACGCCAGAAGGACGCCGGACGCCGCTGCGATCTCGAAGCGGGCATGGCGAAGCTGCTCGGTGCTCGCGTCGCGTGGGCCAACGCCGACAACGCGTTGCAGATCCACGGCGGCAACGGCTTCGCACTCGAATATCCGGTGAGCCGCGTGCTCTGCGATGCGCGTATTCTCAACATCTTCGAGGGCGCCGCCGAAATTCAGGCGCAGGTCATCGCGCGCCGCTTGCTCGAAAACGCCAACTGA
- a CDS encoding alpha/beta hydrolase yields MRPKLYKRHAHRKSKTERKGGDVMTNYSKPQRQVPLILLASALCISSAFAHGKKNDDLGPFIVGEQGVLYEGGVYDVQPSAGAPTTMSGQMHVFYQLPLSPNNHSWNWKRTSRLPIIMIHGSQQTGANFLGTPDGRAGWASYFVAHGWPVYVIDQPGRGKSGYFPNAYGPQAANPSPTTVKQQFTAPELTSPLGWPQAIKHTQWPGGPKSGVPGNYAFDQFFASQVANMPNGDQALALTTAAVTALIKKIGPAIIMTHSMSGPESWFIPQANPGMVKAIIAVEPSGNSSLTGDTAPATTCGLSNVCLAFNPPVASPADLGLTKTPPPAAGVQGQPAANLKSCWLQSGKVIHQPTGLKGIPILIQTGEASYHAGYDYCTSAFLTQAGIPNTYLYLPTAKIYGNGHMQMLEMNNLDIAALDEQWLSKALKVHDNDIAWGR; encoded by the coding sequence ATGCGGCCGAAACTCTACAAAAGGCACGCGCATCGCAAATCCAAAACGGAAAGAAAAGGAGGAGACGTTATGACGAATTATTCAAAGCCTCAGCGTCAGGTTCCGCTCATCCTGCTCGCAAGCGCTCTCTGCATTTCTTCTGCATTTGCCCATGGCAAGAAAAATGATGACCTCGGCCCCTTCATCGTGGGTGAACAAGGTGTCCTTTACGAAGGCGGCGTTTATGACGTTCAGCCATCGGCTGGCGCTCCGACCACAATGTCCGGTCAGATGCATGTTTTCTATCAGCTTCCGCTGTCGCCAAACAATCACTCGTGGAATTGGAAACGAACCAGCCGGCTTCCGATCATCATGATCCATGGCAGCCAGCAAACTGGCGCAAACTTTCTCGGGACACCTGATGGTCGTGCCGGCTGGGCATCATACTTTGTCGCTCACGGATGGCCTGTCTACGTTATCGACCAGCCGGGCCGTGGCAAATCCGGCTATTTTCCAAATGCCTACGGACCTCAAGCGGCGAACCCAAGTCCAACGACCGTCAAGCAGCAATTCACTGCACCGGAATTGACGTCGCCATTGGGCTGGCCGCAAGCGATCAAACACACCCAGTGGCCGGGCGGCCCGAAAAGCGGCGTTCCTGGAAACTATGCGTTTGATCAATTCTTCGCATCGCAGGTCGCCAACATGCCGAACGGCGATCAGGCACTTGCCCTGACGACGGCCGCCGTCACCGCACTTATCAAGAAGATCGGCCCTGCGATCATCATGACACATTCAATGTCCGGTCCGGAAAGCTGGTTTATTCCGCAGGCAAATCCCGGCATGGTGAAAGCGATCATCGCAGTTGAACCATCAGGTAACTCCAGTCTCACTGGAGATACGGCACCTGCAACGACCTGCGGTTTGTCGAATGTCTGCCTTGCGTTCAATCCGCCGGTCGCAAGTCCCGCCGATCTTGGATTGACCAAAACACCTCCTCCCGCTGCAGGCGTTCAGGGACAACCGGCCGCAAACTTGAAGAGCTGCTGGCTGCAATCGGGCAAGGTCATTCACCAGCCAACGGGCTTGAAAGGCATCCCGATTCTCATTCAAACGGGCGAAGCTTCATATCACGCTGGATATGATTATTGCACCTCGGCGTTCCTCACCCAGGCAGGCATACCGAACACATATTTGTACCTGCCGACCGCAAAGATTTACGGCAACGGGCATATGCAGATGCTGGAGATGAACAACCTGGACATCGCCGCTCTTGACGAGCAATGGCTAAGCAAGGCTCTCAAGGTTCACGACAACGACATAGCTTGGGGAAGATAG
- a CDS encoding protein meaA encodes MSESKTVSPAKAKDGKVEREKPWLFRTYAGHSTAAKSNELYKKNLAKGQTGLSIAFDLPTQTGYDSDHELARGEVGKVGVPVSHLGDMLTLLEGIPLDQMNTSMTINATAAWLLSLYIAVADQTGASRLKLTGTIQNDIIKEYLSRGTYVFPPQPSLRLIKDTIVFSTKNVPKWNPTNVCSYHLQEAGASPVQELAYALATAIAVLDTVKASGEVPPEEFGNVVGRISFFVNAGMRFITEMCKMRAFNELWDEIARDRYGVEDPKHRRFRYGVQVNSLGLTEPQAENNVYRILLEMLAVTLSKNARARAVQLPAWNEALGLPRPWDQQWSLRMQQIVAYETDLLEYGDIFDGSVEIAKKVAALKEEAKAELATIDKMGGAVAAIDYMKRRLVESGTGRLSQIESGELTVVGVNRFKETEPSPLSGGTDAIMVVDPAVEAEQIGRLKAWKANRDAKKVAAALAEVERAAKEDINIMDASIAAAKAGVTTGEWGTILRKVFGEYRAPTGVAQAAVVREGAQLATVRESVNEVSDRLGRRIKFLVGKPGLDGHSNGAEQIAVRARDVGMEVVYEGIRLTPAQIVRAAVDEAVHVVGLSILSGSHVPLVKDVMERMRKEGLDDVPVIVGGIIPPADEKALKAFGVAAVYTPKDFQLNDIMADIVQLVDQHTSAAA; translated from the coding sequence ATGTCCGAATCCAAGACTGTAAGTCCAGCCAAAGCTAAAGACGGCAAGGTCGAGCGCGAGAAGCCTTGGCTGTTTCGGACCTATGCCGGTCACTCGACCGCCGCAAAGTCCAATGAGCTTTATAAGAAAAACTTGGCCAAGGGTCAGACGGGCCTGTCGATCGCTTTCGATCTGCCGACGCAGACGGGCTACGATTCCGATCACGAGCTGGCGCGGGGCGAAGTCGGCAAGGTCGGCGTTCCGGTTTCGCATCTCGGCGACATGCTGACACTGCTCGAAGGCATTCCGCTCGATCAGATGAATACGTCGATGACGATCAACGCGACCGCGGCGTGGCTGCTGTCGCTCTATATCGCCGTCGCCGATCAGACGGGCGCGTCGCGGCTGAAGCTTACCGGCACGATCCAGAACGACATCATCAAGGAATATCTGTCGCGCGGCACCTACGTGTTTCCGCCGCAGCCGTCGCTCAGGCTGATCAAGGACACGATCGTCTTCTCGACGAAGAACGTGCCGAAGTGGAATCCGACGAACGTCTGCTCGTACCACTTGCAGGAAGCAGGCGCCTCGCCGGTGCAGGAGCTCGCTTACGCGCTGGCGACGGCCATCGCCGTGCTCGACACCGTCAAGGCATCGGGAGAGGTGCCGCCGGAAGAATTCGGCAACGTGGTCGGCCGCATTTCGTTTTTCGTGAACGCAGGCATGCGCTTCATCACCGAGATGTGCAAGATGCGCGCGTTCAACGAGCTTTGGGACGAGATTGCGCGCGATCGCTATGGCGTCGAAGACCCCAAGCACCGGCGCTTCCGCTACGGCGTGCAGGTCAACTCGCTCGGCCTCACCGAGCCGCAGGCTGAGAACAACGTCTATCGTATTCTGCTAGAAATGCTGGCGGTGACGCTGTCGAAAAACGCGCGTGCGCGTGCCGTTCAGTTGCCCGCCTGGAACGAAGCGCTGGGATTGCCGCGGCCGTGGGACCAGCAATGGTCGCTCCGCATGCAGCAGATCGTGGCTTATGAGACGGATCTGCTGGAATACGGCGATATTTTCGACGGGTCGGTCGAGATCGCGAAGAAGGTCGCGGCTCTGAAGGAAGAGGCCAAGGCCGAACTCGCGACGATCGACAAGATGGGCGGCGCGGTCGCGGCGATCGATTACATGAAGCGCCGGCTCGTCGAAAGCGGCACGGGCCGGCTTTCGCAGATCGAAAGTGGCGAGTTGACTGTCGTCGGCGTCAACCGGTTCAAGGAAACCGAGCCGTCGCCGCTGTCGGGCGGAACGGATGCGATCATGGTCGTCGATCCGGCTGTCGAAGCCGAGCAGATCGGACGCCTCAAGGCCTGGAAAGCCAATCGCGACGCCAAGAAGGTTGCGGCGGCGCTGGCAGAGGTCGAGCGGGCCGCGAAGGAAGACATCAACATCATGGATGCGTCCATTGCCGCCGCGAAAGCCGGTGTCACGACGGGCGAGTGGGGCACGATCCTGCGTAAGGTCTTCGGCGAATATCGGGCCCCGACCGGCGTCGCGCAGGCGGCCGTCGTGCGCGAGGGGGCGCAGCTTGCAACCGTTCGCGAGTCCGTCAACGAGGTGTCCGATCGCCTCGGCCGCCGCATCAAGTTTCTTGTCGGCAAGCCGGGCCTCGATGGCCATTCGAATGGCGCCGAGCAGATCGCCGTTCGTGCGCGCGACGTTGGTATGGAAGTGGTCTACGAGGGTATCCGGCTGACGCCCGCACAGATCGTCCGCGCCGCCGTCGACGAAGCGGTGCACGTCGTCGGACTGTCGATCCTGTCCGGGTCGCATGTGCCGCTCGTCAAGGACGTCATGGAGCGGATGCGCAAGGAAGGCCTCGACGATGTGCCGGTGATCGTCGGCGGCATCATCCCGCCAGCAGACGAGAAGGCCTTGAAAGCGTTCGGCGTTGCGGCCGTCTACACGCCGAAAGACTTCCAGCTTAACGACATCATGGCGGATATCGTGCAGCTGGTTGACCAGCACACCAGCGCGGCGGCTTGA
- a CDS encoding substrate-binding domain-containing protein, giving the protein MIKVEIDPIWRFQHDGDAQSMKIMLEFLTEIRATGKITAAADRAGVSYRHAWNLIEKWSDFFKMPLVVRKQGAGTQLTDFGEKLVWAGQRLEARLRPLLQNLSQELETEINELLPNSPLILRVHASHGFAVPKLRELLGREPKIGIDFRYVSNQNSLASLAHGGCDLAGMHLPQGKLRQRAITANKEWLNPNTHRVISLVTREMGLMVQRGNPLQISNLESLRNPSVRFVNREPHSGTRLLFDQLLAQHRMDASSIRGYEQSEFTHAAVAAYVASGLADVAFGVESAARQFNLDFVPILTEDYVFVCRKQILKLPAMQRVLEIMRGKEFHAAIAALPGYRVKDAGAIKTISQVFRNSV; this is encoded by the coding sequence ATGATCAAGGTCGAGATTGATCCGATATGGCGTTTCCAGCACGACGGCGACGCCCAATCCATGAAGATCATGCTCGAATTCCTCACCGAAATTCGCGCGACCGGTAAGATTACGGCAGCGGCCGACAGAGCCGGCGTTTCTTACCGGCACGCTTGGAATTTGATTGAGAAGTGGTCTGATTTCTTCAAGATGCCGCTCGTTGTCCGCAAGCAAGGAGCGGGAACACAACTGACCGACTTCGGCGAAAAACTTGTGTGGGCCGGACAGAGATTGGAGGCGCGGCTGCGACCGCTGCTGCAGAACCTCTCGCAAGAACTCGAAACCGAAATCAACGAGCTGCTTCCGAACAGTCCTCTGATATTGCGAGTTCATGCCAGTCACGGATTTGCCGTGCCGAAGCTACGCGAGCTATTGGGTCGCGAACCCAAGATCGGCATCGACTTTCGATATGTGAGCAATCAAAACTCGCTCGCTTCTCTCGCGCACGGCGGATGTGATCTCGCCGGAATGCATTTGCCTCAAGGCAAATTACGCCAGCGCGCGATCACCGCGAACAAGGAATGGCTCAACCCGAACACGCACCGCGTCATTTCCCTGGTGACCAGAGAGATGGGCCTGATGGTTCAGCGCGGAAATCCGCTGCAAATTTCCAATCTCGAAAGTCTTCGCAATCCGTCCGTTCGCTTCGTCAATCGCGAGCCTCACTCCGGAACCCGATTGCTGTTTGATCAACTCCTGGCGCAGCATCGCATGGATGCTTCGTCCATCCGAGGCTATGAGCAGTCCGAGTTCACCCACGCCGCCGTGGCTGCATATGTCGCCAGCGGCTTGGCCGATGTCGCCTTTGGCGTTGAATCCGCGGCACGCCAATTCAATCTCGACTTCGTTCCGATCCTGACCGAGGACTACGTTTTTGTCTGCCGCAAACAGATCCTCAAATTACCGGCGATGCAGCGCGTTCTCGAAATCATGCGCGGGAAGGAATTCCACGCCGCCATTGCGGCGTTGCCGGGCTATCGCGTCAAGGATGCCGGAGCCATAAAGACGATCAGCCAAGTCTTCCGCAATTCGGTATAA
- a CDS encoding O-antigen ligase family protein: MLGKSLSGATEYVEQRTAAAAVAARDALLPVAFTFALMSLVAPKFSHTLLPAAFACLVLLQGRSARQTTTQPMSFGSGFTPIYFVAAALYLFARAVTAPQPASALALLAVFGAFLAMAWQMSRTLTGLNPIDQRKLTQGLLAGTLVGAVYLVAELLTSQSIVTSVLNHVPLLAGGRKGHFIFADDRIQSVRTYVLNRNIGVLNLLFWPMLLIAANEAERLKDLKSKLYVYGLFFATFCATFLSVHKTSKVALLLACAVFVLSKLSKRAALSAMTVIWMLATLAVVPASRIAYDNGLQNSTVLAGSARARIVIWNFEAQQIPEAWLFGRGIQSVIYYDQLQAPTATVVPGELSAQRNGHHSHNIYLQIWYEFGAVGALLFSIAGLLILRRIASMPARSFPFAIAAFASVTAIMAFSWGLWQHWYFAAVCMSAAALALAKSAGERTGGMRGTAETPSRTTSQA; this comes from the coding sequence ATGCTGGGCAAATCTCTTTCAGGCGCCACCGAGTACGTCGAACAACGAACAGCTGCTGCGGCGGTCGCAGCTCGTGACGCGCTGCTGCCTGTCGCATTCACGTTCGCTCTGATGTCGCTCGTCGCCCCCAAGTTCAGCCACACCCTATTGCCGGCCGCGTTCGCTTGTCTCGTGCTGTTACAAGGTCGCTCCGCCCGGCAGACGACGACGCAGCCGATGTCCTTCGGCTCCGGTTTCACGCCCATTTATTTTGTTGCTGCGGCCCTGTACTTGTTCGCTCGCGCAGTGACGGCGCCTCAACCAGCAAGCGCTTTGGCGCTACTTGCCGTTTTCGGCGCGTTCCTGGCGATGGCCTGGCAGATGAGCCGGACGCTCACCGGACTCAATCCGATTGATCAGCGAAAACTCACTCAAGGTCTGCTGGCTGGAACATTAGTCGGCGCCGTATATCTCGTTGCCGAGCTCTTGACCTCGCAATCCATCGTCACGTCCGTTCTCAATCATGTGCCCTTGCTGGCCGGCGGACGAAAAGGCCATTTCATATTTGCAGACGATAGGATCCAATCCGTCCGCACGTATGTTCTCAATCGCAACATCGGCGTTTTAAACCTGCTCTTCTGGCCAATGCTGCTCATCGCGGCAAACGAAGCCGAACGCTTGAAGGACCTCAAAAGCAAGCTTTACGTCTATGGCCTGTTTTTCGCGACGTTCTGCGCAACCTTCCTGTCGGTCCATAAGACATCGAAGGTCGCGCTGTTATTGGCCTGCGCCGTTTTTGTTCTGAGCAAACTATCGAAGCGGGCGGCGTTATCGGCAATGACAGTCATTTGGATGCTGGCAACGCTGGCTGTCGTCCCCGCATCTCGCATCGCCTACGACAACGGCCTGCAAAATTCCACGGTGCTCGCCGGATCGGCGCGAGCCCGCATCGTCATCTGGAATTTCGAGGCCCAGCAGATTCCCGAGGCCTGGCTATTCGGCCGGGGCATTCAAAGCGTGATTTACTACGACCAGCTCCAAGCTCCGACCGCGACTGTGGTTCCCGGCGAGCTGAGCGCGCAACGCAATGGCCACCACTCGCACAACATCTACCTGCAAATCTGGTATGAATTCGGTGCTGTCGGCGCGCTACTGTTCTCGATCGCCGGTCTCCTGATTTTGCGGCGAATAGCATCGATGCCCGCCCGATCGTTCCCATTTGCGATCGCAGCGTTCGCATCAGTAACCGCCATCATGGCATTCAGCTGGGGCCTCTGGCAGCATTGGTATTTTGCGGCGGTATGCATGAGCGCAGCTGCTCTGGCGTTGGCCAAGAGCGCAGGCGAGAGAACAGGCGGAATGCGCGGAACCGCAGAAACGCCTTCGCGAACAACCTCACAGGCTTGA
- a CDS encoding glycoside hydrolase family 3 N-terminal domain-containing protein, translating into MLARLGWLGSAMLVIVVALAIFYGSGHFRKHALRASILQSDPARLERLGRRLIVGYKDVAKIKALVEKRAIAGIFLTTRNAQDRTADQIRSEIERLQAIRKAQGLPRLIVAADQEGGIVSHLSPPLTAQPSLGATISNLNSDDEREKAVKAYAATQARELQTLGVNMNFGPVVDLQSSAAPANDSGSRIYSRAISSDPEIVAKVAVWYCETLAEFDVTCTLKHFPGLGRVANDTHVVAGTLATPEPQLEREDWLPFQRLKNDPRFAMMIGHVRVDAIDPTLPASYSSEMIDGLLRSRWKVDALLVTDDFGMGAILESKDGIGEAAVKALNAGVDLVLLSNSDKHFDTVMAALLAADSGGLIRKDLESETFRRLVRASEHP; encoded by the coding sequence ATGCTCGCACGGCTCGGCTGGTTGGGCTCCGCGATGCTCGTCATCGTGGTCGCTCTCGCAATTTTTTATGGCTCCGGTCATTTCCGCAAACATGCCTTGCGAGCTTCCATTCTTCAATCTGACCCCGCACGTCTGGAGCGCCTAGGCCGACGGTTGATCGTCGGATACAAGGACGTCGCAAAGATCAAAGCGCTCGTCGAAAAGCGCGCAATCGCCGGCATATTCCTCACCACACGTAACGCGCAGGATCGCACTGCCGATCAGATTCGCTCCGAGATCGAGCGCTTGCAGGCGATCCGAAAAGCTCAAGGCTTGCCTCGCCTCATCGTTGCCGCAGATCAGGAAGGCGGTATCGTTTCGCATCTGTCGCCGCCACTGACGGCTCAGCCTTCGCTTGGCGCGACGATCTCCAACCTGAATTCCGATGACGAACGGGAAAAGGCGGTCAAAGCGTATGCCGCAACTCAAGCTCGCGAACTGCAGACGCTGGGCGTAAACATGAACTTCGGACCGGTCGTCGACTTGCAATCGTCAGCCGCTCCCGCCAACGACAGCGGAAGCCGGATCTACTCACGAGCGATTTCCAGCGATCCCGAGATCGTCGCAAAAGTTGCGGTCTGGTACTGCGAGACACTCGCAGAATTCGATGTCACGTGCACGTTGAAACACTTCCCAGGCCTCGGGCGCGTCGCAAACGATACGCACGTCGTAGCCGGCACGCTCGCGACTCCCGAACCGCAACTCGAGCGCGAGGACTGGCTGCCGTTTCAGCGCCTCAAGAACGATCCCCGTTTCGCTATGATGATCGGTCACGTGCGCGTCGACGCGATAGATCCAACGCTCCCTGCCTCATATTCTTCAGAGATGATCGACGGGCTGCTCCGCTCACGCTGGAAGGTCGATGCCTTGCTCGTCACCGATGATTTTGGAATGGGAGCGATCCTCGAGTCGAAAGACGGCATCGGGGAAGCGGCGGTCAAAGCACTCAATGCGGGCGTTGACCTCGTGCTGCTGTCCAACTCTGACAAGCATTTCGATACTGTGATGGCGGCTCTGCTCGCAGCGGATAGCGGGGGCCTTATCCGCAAGGACTTGGAATCAGAGACTTTTCGCAGGCTTGTTCGCGCTTCAGAGCACCCTTAG
- the ccrA gene encoding crotonyl-CoA carboxylase/reductase, producing the protein MASQNVATKNEAAAAAHPLEAGVKKDLYEIGEIPPLGHVPKNMYAWTIRKEREGEPDKAMQVEVVPTWQLDSHDVLVLVMAAGVNYNGVWASLGKPISMFDVHKNPYHIAGSDASGIVWAVGSKVKRWKVGDEVVIHCNQDDGDDEECNGGDPMFSPSQRIWGYETPDGSFAQFCRVQDRQLLERPKHLTWEESACYTLTLATAYRMLFGHRPHVLRPGHNVLVWGASGGLGSFAVQLCATSGANAIGIVSEDDKRDYVLQLGAKGAINRKDFNCWGQLPKVGSPEYGEWLKEMRKFGKAIWDITGKGVNVDCVFEHPGESTIAVSVQVVKRGGMVVICAGTTGYNLTMDARYLWMHQKRVQGSHFANLAQASQANKLVVERRIDPCMSEVLSWEQIPKAHMRMMRNEHKPGNMAVLVSAPTTGLRTLEDVIEAGPRQG; encoded by the coding sequence ATGGCGAGCCAAAACGTGGCAACAAAAAATGAGGCGGCGGCCGCTGCCCATCCGCTAGAGGCAGGAGTCAAAAAAGACCTCTACGAGATCGGTGAGATCCCGCCTCTCGGACACGTACCGAAGAATATGTATGCCTGGACGATCCGCAAGGAGCGGGAAGGCGAACCCGATAAGGCCATGCAGGTCGAGGTCGTTCCGACGTGGCAGCTCGATAGCCACGACGTGCTCGTTCTCGTTATGGCGGCAGGCGTGAACTACAACGGCGTCTGGGCTTCGCTCGGCAAGCCGATTTCGATGTTCGACGTCCACAAGAACCCCTACCATATCGCGGGCTCTGATGCGTCCGGCATCGTCTGGGCCGTCGGCTCCAAGGTGAAGCGCTGGAAGGTCGGCGACGAAGTCGTCATTCACTGCAACCAGGACGACGGCGACGACGAAGAGTGCAACGGCGGCGATCCGATGTTCTCGCCGAGCCAGCGCATCTGGGGCTATGAAACACCGGACGGCTCATTCGCGCAGTTCTGCCGCGTGCAGGACCGCCAGCTTCTCGAGCGTCCGAAGCATCTGACCTGGGAAGAGAGCGCCTGCTACACGCTGACACTCGCAACCGCTTACCGGATGCTGTTCGGCCATCGTCCGCACGTACTGCGTCCCGGCCATAACGTGCTCGTCTGGGGCGCGTCGGGCGGCCTGGGTTCCTTCGCAGTTCAGCTTTGCGCCACCTCCGGCGCCAACGCCATCGGCATCGTGTCCGAAGACGACAAGCGCGATTACGTCCTGCAGCTCGGCGCCAAGGGCGCGATCAACCGCAAGGACTTCAATTGCTGGGGTCAGCTTCCGAAAGTCGGCTCGCCGGAATACGGCGAGTGGCTGAAGGAAATGCGCAAGTTCGGCAAGGCGATCTGGGACATCACCGGCAAGGGCGTGAACGTCGACTGCGTCTTCGAGCACCCGGGTGAATCGACGATCGCCGTCTCGGTGCAGGTCGTGAAGCGTGGCGGCATGGTCGTCATTTGCGCCGGTACGACCGGCTACAATCTGACGATGGACGCACGCTATTTGTGGATGCATCAGAAGCGCGTCCAGGGCTCGCACTTCGCGAACCTTGCGCAGGCTTCGCAGGCCAACAAGCTCGTCGTCGAGCGCCGCATCGATCCCTGCATGTCGGAAGTTCTGTCTTGGGAGCAGATCCCCAAGGCCCACATGCGGATGATGCGCAACGAGCACAAGCCCGGCAACATGGCCGTTCTCGTCTCGGCTCCGACGACTGGACTTCGTACGCTCGAGGACGTCATCGAAGCCGGTCCACGGCAAGGCTAA